A window from Zingiber officinale cultivar Zhangliang chromosome 7A, Zo_v1.1, whole genome shotgun sequence encodes these proteins:
- the LOC122002322 gene encoding autophagy-related protein 18g-like has translation MMRRGKGRNGLLPRSLRIISSCLKNVSSNAGAVASTVCSATASMAASMASAPSGDEKEQVLWAGFDKLETGSSSFKHVLLLGYSNGFQVLNVEDASHVSELVSKRDGGPVTFLQMQPLPVKSGTIEGFRALHPLLLVVAGDETNGSGVVQGGRLSTLIRENSDNHQSGSCASTSTVVRFYSLKSHSYVHVLRFRSAVYLVRCSSRIVAVALAAQIFCFDAVTLENKFSVLTYPSQAVAAGVSIGCGPMAVGPRWLAYACNNPLVPVTNRLSPQSHTPSPGVSPSFSPRRGNLVARYTMESGKTLAAGILNLGDKGCKTLSRYYQELLPDGSSSPLPTHSGQPDFAGMVVIKDLVTKEVISQFRAHTSPISVLCFDPSGTLLVTASIHGHNLNIFRIMPTRAKNDSNLGSYDWTSSHCHLYKLSRGLTAAVIQDISFSHFSQWISVVSSRNTCHIYLLSPFGGDVTLRAQETPGEGPIAVPSLTLPWWTPSCCLLHHQSIAPPPPITCSVVGRIKKGNSSWLSIADKVATSAAGKVPPSSGAIAAVFHNSQCCETLKVPSKEDSLENLLIYSPSGYVIQHELLPSSLFKKCDGSLKAAPASLLQMQDEELCINAESVLWWDVCRRQNWTEKEEDISRVIFNNLPNSENFMDSSEDNGTYSMPRTNTASGTELERSRSARQYISNAEVQTTTGKIPKWQTSMISFCAVSPPRIHKDLARDITGGEIEIEKLAFDEVKIRQKDLLPVLDHSQSHRNVRDGDIYKTSSSGTFQANNELNYNTIKGSRTAQMLSDLHEALPHQPVGLHAVKSNLNESADVPFSVSGLHSGHLGSLPVMDDSLTNGALQKTSNLPRNSGLVDDCTSTFSESIKDLKTCRTDIGWQQDKLRNSHDSVPFPQYLNKGYCQVSKLDDCSMPTEAVTDANSKNSHYESESEDAEEDMDDDDMMGGMFFSED, from the exons ATGATGAGGAGGGGAAAAGGTAGGAATGGATTGCTTCCGAGGTCCCTTCGGATCATATCTTCGTGCCTCAAGAACGTGTCATCCAACGCCGGGGCCGTCGCGAGCACCGTCTGCTCCGCCACGGCGTCGATGGCCGCGTCGATGGCCTCCGCGCCGTCCGGCGATGAGAAGGAGCAG GTTCTATGGGCTGGATTTGATAAGCTAGAAactgggtcttcttccttcaagCATGTTCTCTTACTAGGTTATTCAAATGGATTTCAAGTTCTTAATGTTGAAGATGCCTCTCATGTCTCTGAGTTGGTTTCCAAGCGTGATGGCGGCCCTGTCACATTTTTACAGATGCAGCCCTTGCCTGTTAAGTCTGGAACCATTGAAGGATTCAGAGCATTACATCCGTTGTTGTTGGTTGTTGCTGGTGATGAAACTAATGGCTCCGGTGTGGTACAAGGTGGCCGTCTGAGTACATTGATCAGAGAGAACAGTGATAACCATCAATCAGGAAGTTGTGCCTCCACTTCTACAGTTGTTCGATTTTATTCACTAAAGTCTCACAGTTATGTCCATGTTCTGAGATTTCGTTCAGCTGTATATCTTGTTCGATGCAGCTCTCGAATAGTTGCTGTGGCACTGGCAGCACAA ATATTCTGCTTTGATGCTGTTACTTTAGAGAACAAGTTCAGTGTTCTGACATATCCATCACAAGCCGTAGCAGCTGGTGTTAGTATTGGCTGCGGTCCAATGGCTGTTGGTCCTAGGTGGTTAGCTTATGCTTGCAATAACCCTCTTGTACCAGTTACCAATCGTCTTAGCCCACAAAGTCATACTCCTTCTCCAGGTGTAAGCCCATCGTTCTCCCCACGCAGAGGAAATTTAGTTGCTCGCTACACAATGGAATCTGGCAAAACATTGGCTGCTGGAATCCTCAATCTTGGAGACAAGGGTTGCAAAACTCTATCAAGATATTATCAAGAGCTACTTCCTGATGGTTCTAGTTCTCCATTGCCAACACATTCCGGTCAACCTGATTTTGCAGGAATG GTTGTTATTAAAGATCTTGTAACAAAGGAGGTCATCTCACAATTTAGAGCTCATACCAGTCCGATATCTGTCCTATGTTTTGACCCTAGTGGTACCCTTCTGGTTACAGCTTCAATACATGGGCACAATTTAAACATTTTTAGGATTATGCCCACCCGTGCAAAAAATGATTCTAACCTAGGAAGTTATGATTGGACATCATCACATTGTCATCTTTACAAGCTATCTCGTGGACTAACAGCAGCT GTCATACAGGATATATCCTTTAGTCATTTTAGTCAGTGGATATCAGTCGTGTCATCAAGGAACACTTGTCACATATATTTGTTATCACCGTTTGGTGGTGATGTTACTCTCCGAGCACAAGAAACTCCTGGTGAAGGACCCATTGCTGTTCCTAGTCTCACGTTACCATGGTGGACGCCTTCATGTTGTCTATTACATCACCAGTCAATAGCACCACCACCTCCAATTACATGTTCAGTAGTTGGTAGGATAAAAAAAGGAAATTCAAGTTGGCTAAGCATTGCTGACAAAGTTGCTACATCTGCAGCTGGAAAGGTACCTCCATCATCTGGTGCTATTGCTGCTGTGTTCCATAACTCACAATGCTGTGAAACCCTAAAGGTGCCTTCTAAAGAAGACTCATTGGAAAACCTTCTTATATACTCTCCTTCTGGTTATGTGATACAACATGAACTACTTCCATCATCACTTTTCAAGAAATGTGATGGCAGCTTGAAAGCTGCACCTGCTTCTTTACTCCAAATGCAAGATGAAGAGTTATGCATAAATGCTGAGTCGGTCCTGTGGTGGGACGTATGCAGGAGACAAAATTGGACTGAAAAAGAGGAAGATATTTCTAGAGTCATCTTTAATAATCTTCCAAATAGTGAGAATTTCATGGATTCTTCTGAAGATAATGGAACATATTCTATGCCAAGGACCAATACTGCATCTGGAACAGAGTTGGAGAGAAGCAGAAGTGCTCGACAATACATTTCAAATGCGGAAGTACAGACTACAACAGGGAAGATTCCTAAATGGCAGACATCAATG aTTTCTTTCTGTGCAGTGAGTCCACCAAGGATTCATAAAGATCTTGCTAGAGATATAACTGGTGGAgagattgaaattgaaaaattagcCTTTGATGAGGTCAAAATAAGGCAAAAGGACTTGCTTCCAGTTCTTGATCATTCTCAATCACACAGGAATGTTAG GGATGGTGATATCTATAAGACTTCATCGTCAGGAACTTTTCAAGCTAACAATGAGCTCAATTATAATACAATCAAAG GGTCAAGAACTGCACAAATGTTATCTGATCTTCATGAAGCACTGCCTCATCAACCTGTAGGATTGCACGCAGTGAAGTCAAATCTTAATGAATCTGCTGATGTTCCATTTTCAGTGTCAGGACTTCATTCAGGACACCTTGGTAGTCTCCCTGTCATGGATGACTCTCTTACTAATGGTGCATTACAAAAGACAAGTAACTTGCCACGAAATAGTGGACTTGTAGATGATTGTACATCTACCTTCAGTGAGAGTATTAAGGATCTGAAGACATGCCGTACTGACATTGGATGGCAACAAGATAAACTACGCAATTCACATGATTCGGTACCTTTTCCCCAATATCTCAACAAGGGTTATTGTCAAGTATCCAAGCTGGATGACTGCAGTATGCCAACTGAAGCTGTTACAGATGCAAACAGCAAAAACAGCCACTACGAAAGCGAAAGCGAAGACGCTGAGGAAGATATGGATGATGATGACATGATGGGAGGCATGTTCTTCAGTGAAG ATTGA
- the LOC122002324 gene encoding probable protein phosphatase 2C 35, with the protein MGCVQGTNRGRCRCLNCRYCCWCCCHYHPPSISTDGAVEGPDPLRVHEIGSPRCLLRAFSNRAGPGGTVPVPSAGVCLRFASLTQRGHYPDSLDRVNQDSFCVRTSFQANPDLHFFGVFDGHGQFGAQCAEFVRDMLTDLLNSDSRLPDDPVMAFLSAFVATNSALHDSEIDDSMSGTTAITVLVSGDTLYVANVGDSRAVAGVWSEGRVVAQELSIDQTPYRKDEYQRVKQCGARVLCVDQVEGMMDPDIQSWGDEEDGNGDPPRLWVQNGMYPGTAFTRSIGDMTAESIGVIAVPEVKTVKITPNHLFFVIASDGIFEFLSSHMVVDMVSRFPDPRDACSAITAESYKLWLGHENRTDDITVIIVHIKDMEDSTYQSDSLATLKTIQTCNNASISSETVKFERQTISEPSNNVKSSSDSNSCSLGSAVNACPERTVTSPTTRSVDLNVINPD; encoded by the exons ATGGGCTGCGTGCAGGGCACGAACCGCGGTCGCTGTCGCTGCCTGAACTGCCGCTACTGCTGCTGGTGCTGCTGCCACTACCATCCCCCCTCCATATCCACCGACGGCGCCGTCGAAGGACCCGACCCTCTTAGGGTCCATGAGATCGGCTCGCCGCGCTGCCTTCTCCGCGCGTTCTCGAATCGTGCTGGCCCGGGCGGCACCGTGCCCGTCCCCTCCGCTGGCGTCTGCCTCCGTTTCGCCTCCCTCACCCAGAGAGGACACTACCCGGACTCCTTAGACCGTGTGAACCAGGACAGCTTCTGCGTCCGGACCAGCTTCCAGGCCAACCCCGACCTCCACTTCTTCGGCGTCTTTGATGGCCACGGCCAGTTCGGCGCCCAGTGCGCCGAGTTCGTCCGCGATATGCTCACGGACTTATTGAACTCCGATTCTCGCCTTCCGGATGACCCTGTGATGGCCTTCCTTTCTGCTTTCGTCGCCACCAATTCCGCGCTCCACGATAGTGAGATCGACGATTCGATGAGCGGCACGACTGCGATCACGGTTCTCGTCAGCGGCGACACTCTCTATGTTGCAAATGTGGGGGATTCGAGAGCGGTGGCCGGAGTTTGGAGTGAGGGTCGCGTGGTGGCCCAGGAGTTGTCCATTGACCAGACACCATACCGGAAGGATGAGTATCAGAGGGTGAAGCAGTGCGGTGCAAGAGTGTTGTgtgttgatcaagtggaagggatgATGGATCCTGATATCCAGAGCTGGGGCGATGAAGAGGATGGGAATGGGGATCCTCCAAGGCTGTGGGTGCAGAACGGCATGTATCCGGGCACTGCGTTCACCAGGAGCATTGGAGATATGACGGCTGAGAGCATCGGCGTGATCGCCGTTCCAGAGGTCAAGACTGTAAAGATTACGCCAAACCATCTCTTCTTTGTTATAGCAAGTGATGGTATTTTTGAGTTCCTATCAAGTCACATGGTGGTCGATATG GTGTCTAGATTTCCTGATCCTCGAGATGCCTGTTCAGCAATTACTGCTGAATCTTACAAGTTGTGGTTAGGACATGAAAACCGGACAGATGATATAACAGTTATTATTGTGCATATCAAAGATATGGAAGAT AGTACGTATCAGTCAGATTCTCTAGCAACTCTGAAAACCATTCAAACCTGCAACAATGCTTCCATAAGTTCTGAGACGGTAAAATTTGAAAGGCAAACGATCAGTGAACCCAGTAACAATGTAAAAAGCAGCTCGGACTCCAATTCATGCTCTCTTGGATCGGCAGTAAATGCATGTCCTGAACGTACTGTAACTTCACCTACCACGCGCTCGGTTGATTTAAATG TGATTAATCCAGACTGA
- the LOC122002325 gene encoding BTB/POZ and MATH domain-containing protein 1-like: protein MGGGRVCRGGPSARTSLSASSSPAVPAAPPTETASTSVTDTLNGSHHFKIAGFSLLKGIGIGKYTTSDTFSVGGYDWAVYFYPDGKSTEDAAAYVSLFIALASEGADVRALFELTLLDQSGRERHKVHSHFGRRLESGPYTLKYRGSMWGYKRFFKRTALEASDYLKDDCLLVNCTVGVVRSHTEAPKIYTIAVPPSNIAQHFGQFLQSGEGTDVCFEVDGEMFNAHKLVLAARSPVFRAQLFGPMKDRNLHCLKVEDIEAPVFKALLHYIYWDCLPDMEDLAGLNTKCASTLMAQHMLAAADRYALDRLKLLCEAKLCEDVAINTVATTLALAEQHHCFQLKSVCLKFVALPENLRAVMQTEGFEYLKLSCPTILSELLEYVVRIGENSVVYTKDALDGSDANGRRVKPRI, encoded by the exons ATGGGTGGCGGCAGGGTCTGCAGGGGTGGCCCCTCAGCCCGGACTTCCTTGTCCGCTTCGTCCTCGCCGGCGGTCCCCGCGGCCCCTCCGACTGAGACGGCTTCGACGTCCGTCACTGACACCTTGAACGGGTCGCACCACTTCAAGATCGCCGGATTCTCGTTGCTTAAGGGGATCGGAATCGGCAAATACACGACGTCGGACACGTTCTCCGTGGGGGGTTACGACTGGGCTGTCTACTTCTACCCCGACGGGAAGAGCACGGAGGATGCTGCGGCGTATGTGTCTCTGTTCATTGCTCTGGCCAGCGAGGGGGCCGATGTCAGGGCGCTGTTCGAGCTGACGCTTTTGGATCAGAGCGGGAGAGAGCGGCACAAAGTCCACAGCCACTTCGGAAGGAGGCTTGAGAGCGGACCCTACACCCTCAAGTACCGAGGCAGCATGTG GGGCTATAAACGTTTTTTCAAAAGAACTGCTTTAGAGGCATCAGATTACCTTAAAGATGACTGTCTCTTAGTTAACTGTACTGTTGGCGTCGTTAGATCACATACTGAGGCACCCAAGATCTACACCATAGCAGTACCACCTTCAAATATAGCCCAGCATTTTGGCCAGTTTCTACAAAGTGGAGAGGGCACTGATGTGTGTTTTGAGGTAGATGGTGAGATGTTCAATGCTCACAAATTGGTACTTGCAGCTCGGTCACCTGTGTTCAGGGCCCAGCTTTTTGGTCCAATGAAAGACAGGAACTTGCATTGCTTAAAGGTCGAAGATATTGAAGCTCCTGTTTTTAAG GCTCTACTCCATTACATTTATTGGGACTGTTTACCTGATATGGAAGACCTTGCCGGTCTAAATACAAAATGTGCTTCCACTCTAATGGCTCAACATATGCTTGCTGCTGCTGATCGCTATGCATTGGATAGGCTTAAACTACTATGTGAAGCAAAGCTGTGTGAAGATGTTGCCATAAATACTGTGGCCACTACTCTAGCACTTGCTGAGCAACACCACTGTTTTCAGCTTAAATCAGTTTGTCTCAAGTTTGTTGCATTACCTGAGAACTTGCGAG CTGTGATGCAAACTGAGGGATTTGAATACTTGAAGCTCAGTTGCCCAACTATTCTATCTGAGCTTCTGGAATACGTCGTCAGGATTGGAGAAAACTCTGTAGTCTACACAAAAGACGCCCTCGATGGCAGCGATGCAAATGGAAGGCGTGTGAAACCGCGAATATAA